Proteins from a genomic interval of Arachis hypogaea cultivar Tifrunner chromosome 10, arahy.Tifrunner.gnm2.J5K5, whole genome shotgun sequence:
- the LOC140175714 gene encoding uncharacterized protein, with the protein MKPDGASGDGFVKEGFSNWKKKERLQTHVENHDSAHNQARRKCEVLMEQKQHIEVIFQKHSDQAKRDYRTHLTATIECIMFLFRQGLAFCGDDESHNSNNQGNFLELLDFLAQHNTEIDRVFKNTRENLKLVAPKIKKDIVRAAASETTKVIIDDLGDDLFAILVDEARDISVKSKWLFVCGM; encoded by the coding sequence ATGAAACCTGATGGTGCGAGTGGTGATGGTTTTGTAAAAGAGGGCTTTTCAAATTGGAAAAAGAAGGAGCGATTACAAACACATGTTGAAAATCATGATAGTGCTCATAATCAAGCTCGAAGAAAATGCGAAGTACTCATGGAGCAAAAGCAACATATTGAAGTTATTTTTCAAAAGCATTCAGACCAAGCTAAAAGAGATTACCGAACTCACTTAACAGCAACAATTGAGTGCATTATGTTCTTATTTCGACAAGGATTGGCCTTCTGTGGTGATGATGAATCACACAATTCAAATAATCAAGGCAATTTTTTGGAGCTTCTTGATTTTCTTGCTCAACATAATACAGAGATTGATCGTGTTTTCAAAAATACTCGTGAAAACCTTAAACTAGTAGCacctaaaattaaaaaagatattgttAGAGCCGCTGCAAGTGAAACTACTAAagttattattgatgatcttggAGATGATTTATTTGCTATTTTAGTTGATGAAGCTCGAGACATTTCTGTTAAGAGCAAATGGCTGTTTGTTTGCGGTATGTGA
- the LOC112717784 gene encoding uncharacterized protein produces MDEASVTAMKDAQEQESRRDDPVQASHSGGDDAVTETHRGETRQAAQHECESVPLRRLNGIEKSSASGIMGLHGREFGLGPIDEFDDSAIGHDYEAELPGKEIPDLWDAGDPICCCTYCNANMWEQERLSRTKGNVIPHFGSCCMDEKVQLPFFTNVPKILTDLHLQDDEKGHLFRKNIRSFNSMFSFTSMAEKVNYIINNNSGPPSFVLSGQNYHSIGSFVPNDNERPKFAKYMTRRMRSNKNVSNIERKSISTLKDMLDAHNPLAKMFCYARDRFKLDNVPDVRLKLIRKRDTDGRRYNLPTVSEVAALVVGDVDDSIIDRDIIIESTARQLKRIDVLHPQYLALQYPLLFPYAEDGYRNDIETSFRYNIDGSKKRTRISMRKFFSYRVQMKGQDCHMLLQSRRLFQQFLVDAYTMIEAERLNFLRFSQCKLRVENYRVLHELFTRGEADAVVTGQHVCTIEFQKRGLPHAHILLFTHPSAKPKSPSDIGRHISTEIPDKRSRPKLYAVVEKFMVHGPCGKYNKDSPCMINGRCSKFFPKPLRVRTITDEVGFPKYKRVDNGRTTSKRNVLHDNSYIVPYNPSLLLKVTASFFQTSDDGCGMQVVDKIRNYYDCSYISASEVAWRIFGYDIQVKEPAIIRLPFHLPNEHSIVFRDNESIEDVIERANGKLTKLLAWMAANKRYEIGRALTYSEFPNKFVWKKDHSMWVPRKIGFSIDRNVWKICYKHFADDILFEMRRTHYNQELCLTDEQILNLTLIKVEEQMQTNGRSLRDFKTMPYLCENDIDGLDDRMIIDELNFDHGILHLRCNESIQKMTDEQCHAFDEIVKAVQLNLGGFFFLYGYGGTGKIFLYTALSTVIRSKGDIVLNVASNGIAALLLPNGCTAHLRFRIPFNINEDSVCNIKQGSSLARLICKAKFIIWDKAPMLSKYCYEALDKSLKDVLRFETNYNQDEPFGGKVVVLGGDFRQILPVIPMGSRQDIIQASITSYLWNRCKVLKLTKNMRLNSGVNLLHQVEVDEFAKWILLIGDGLTGDSTDGESEVLIPDELIIPDEDNSFERLVRFVYPNFLSGCKEPDYFKERTILAPTLEVVNEVNNNMMESLPGDERIYLSSDSLYVEESNMEVELDTFSMDVLNATNCSGISPHKLKLKPGVPVMLLRNINQSNGLCNRTKLQVRRIGKHVIECMVLTRNRSGQVILIPRINMVLNNEILPFKF; encoded by the exons ATGGATGAGGCATCAGTGACGGCGATGAAAGACGCACAGGAGCAAGAATCGAGACGTGACGACCCAGTGCAGGCGAGCCACAGTGGAGGCGACGATGCAGTGACGGAAACACATAGGGGCGAGACGAGGCAGGCCGCTCAACACGAGTGTGAGAGCGTGCCTCTGCGGAGGCTCAACGGGATAGAGAAAAGTTCAGCTTCAGGAATCATGGGGCTTCACGGACGGGAGTTTGGGTTAGGAC CTATTGATGAATTCGATGACTCTGCCATTGGGCATGATTATGAGGCTGAGTTACCTGGGAAGGAGATTCCAG ATTTATGGGATGCTGGTGACCCTATTTGTTGTTGCACATATTGTAACGCGAATATGTGGGAGCAAGAAAGACTATCTCGCACAAAGGGGAATGTAATACCACACTTTGGTTCATGTTGCATGGATGAGAAGGTTCAACTCCCTTTCTTTACAAATGTTCCCAAAATTCTTACAGACTTACATCTACAGGATGATGAGAAAGGACATTTGTTTAGGAAGAACATTAGATCATTCAATTCCATGTTTTCATTCACATCTATGGCTGAAAAAGTTAATTATATCATTAACAACAATTCTGGTCCTCCAAGTTTTGTATTAAGTGGTCAAAATTATCATTCTATTGGAAGTTTTGTCCCTAATGATAATGAGAGACCTAAATTTGCCAAATATATGACACGGAGAATGAG GTCAAATAAGAATGTTTCTAATATTGAAAGGAAAAGTATCTCAACCTTGAAAGACATGTTAGATGCACACAACCCTCTCGCCAAGATGTTCTGTTATGCCAGGGATAGATTCAAGTTAGATAATGTTCCTGATGTTAGGCTTAAGTTGATTCGGAAAAGAGATACGGATGGAAGGAGATACAATCTGCCAACAGTATCTGAGGTTGCTGCATTGGTTGTCGGTGATGTTGATGACTCGATTATCGACAGAGATATCATCATTGAGTCAACTGCAAGACAACTAAAGAGAATTGATGTATTGCATCCTCAGTACCTTGCTTTACAGTATCCATTACTTTTCCCCTATGCAGAGGATGGTTATAGGAATGATATAGAGACATCTTTTCGGTACAACATCGATGGTTCTAAAAAGAGGACAAGGATAAGCATGAGAAAGTTCTTTAGTTATCGTGTTCAGATGAAAGGACAAGATTGCCATATGTTGTTACAATCACGTAGGCTTTTCCAACAATTCTTGGTTGATGCATACACAATGATAGAGGCTGAAAGGCTTAATTTTCTTAGATTCAGCCAATGCAAGTTAAGAGTTGAGAATTATAGAGTCCTACACGAATTATTTACTAGAGGTGAAGCTGATGCTGTTGTCACTGGCCAAC ATGTTTGCACTATTGAGTTTCAAAAAAGAGGGCTACCACATGCTCATATTCTTTTATTCACACATCCATCTGCAAAGCCAAAATCACCCTCAGATATTGGTAGGCACATTTCTACTGAGATACCTGATAAGAGGTCTAGGCCTAAATTATATGCAGTAGTGGAGAAATTCATGGTTCATGGCCCTTGCGGGAAGTACAACAAGGATAGCCCATGCATGATTAATGGCAGATGCAGTAAATTCTTCCCTAAGCCATTACGTGTTAGGACCATTACTGATGAGGTTGGTTTTCCGAAGTACAAGAGGGTTGATAATGGTCGTACTACATCAAAGAGGAACGTGTTGCATGATAATTCATATATTGTTCCTTACAATCCATCTTTGTTATTAAA AGTCACTGCATCATTCTTCCAGACATCGGATGATGGTTGTGGAATGCAAGTTGTTGACAAAATACGTAATTACTATGATTGCAGCTACATATCTGCAAGTGAAGTAGCTTGGAGAATATTTGGTTATGATATTCAAGTGAAAGAACCTGCTATTATTAGACTTCCATTTCATCTACCAAATGAGCATTCGATTGTTTTTAGAGACAACGAAAGCATAGAAGATGTAATTGAACGTGCCAATGGGAAGCTGACTAAACTATTGGCATGGATGGCTGCTAACAAAAGATATGAAATTGGTAGGGCACTTACATATAGTGAGTTTCCGAATAAATTTGTATGGAAGAAGGATCATTCTATGTGGGTTCCAAGGAAGATAGGCTTCTCAATAG ACCGTAATGTTTGGAAAATATGCTACAAACATTTTGCAGATGATATTTTGTTTGAAATGAGAAGGACACACTATAATCAAG AGTTGTGCTTAACAGATGAACAGATTCTGAACCTCACTCTCATAAAGGTTGAAGAACAGATGCAAACAAATGGCAGATCACTTAGAGATTTTAAAACCATGCCATACCTATGTGAAAATGATATTGATGGTTTAGATGATAGAATGATTATTGATGAGCTTAATTTTGACCATGGTATCTTACATTTACGATGCAATGAGTCAATACAGAAAATGACTGATGAACAATGCCATGCATTTGATGAGATTGTTAAGGCTGTTCAGTTAAATTTAGGTGGATTCTTCTTTCTATATGGATACGGTGGAACTGGTAAAATATTCCTGTATACAGCACTCTCAACTGTAATAAGAAGCAAGGGTGATATTGTGCTAAATGTTGCATCAAATGGTATTGCTGCTCTCTTACTACCTAATGGGTGCACTGCTCATTTGAGGTTTAGGATACCATTTAATATTAACGAGGACTCTGTTTGCAATATTAAACAAGGTTCATCATTAGCCCGTCTGATTTGCAAGGCAAAATTTATCATATGGGACAAGGCTCCAATGTTAAGTAAGTACTGTTACGAAGCTTTAGACAAGTCGCTGAAGGACGTCTTGAGGTTTGAAACTAACTACAATCAGGATGAACCTTTTGGTGGTAAGGTTGTGGTATTAGGTGGTGATTTTAGACAAATTCTACCCGTCATTCCTATGGGTTCACGTCAAGACATCattcaagcatcaataacatcatATCTATGGAATCGATGCAAAGTATTGAAACTCACCAAGAACATGAGGCTTAATAGTGGGGTAAACTTACTACACCAGGTAGAAGTCGATGAATTTGCAAAATGGATTCTTTTGATTGGAGATGGTTTAACTGGTGACTCAACAGATGGTGAATCTGAGGTATTGATTCCAGATGAGTTAATCATACCTGATGAAGACAATTCTTTCGAAAGGTTGGTACGATTTGTTTATCCAAATTTTTTGTCTGGATGTAAAGAACCTGATTATTTCAAGGAACGTACCATCCTTGCACCTACGTTGGAAGTAGTGAACGAGGTAAACAACAACATGATGGAATCACTGCCAGGTGATGAAAGGATTTACTTGAGTTCTGATTCATTATATGTAGAGGAGAGTAACATGGAGGTTGAGTTGGATACATTTAGTATGGATGTTTTGAATGCAACAAATTGCTCAGGGATATCTccacataaattaaaattaaaacctgGAGTACCTGTCATGCTTCTTAGAAATATTAACCAATCAAACGGTCTTTGCAATCGTACCAAGTTACAAGTCAGAAGGATAGGCAAGCATGTTATTGAGTGCATGGTTTTGACCAGGAATAGATCAGGTCAGGTTATATTGATACCTCGAATAAACATGGTTCTAAATAATGAGATTCTACCATTTAAATTTTAG
- the LOC140175715 gene encoding uncharacterized mitochondrial protein AtMg00810-like, translating into MIITGSDAEEIEKLRRNPFTDFEMKDLGRLKYFLGIEVLRSSKGIFISQRKYILDLLAKTRMVDCKPLDTPIQVNHKLKIVEGATLADKERYQRMVGKLIYLSHTWPDISYIVGIVSQFMHKPQEDHMEAAIRIVRYLKGAPGSGIIFKRNGHLKVEAYTDANWMGNPNDRRSTTGYFTLVGDNLVT; encoded by the coding sequence ATGATCATAACGGGAAGTGATGCTgaagaaattgaaaaattgagAAGGAACCCATTTACAGACTTcgaaatgaaggatttgggaaGACTAAAATATTTCTTAGGAATAGAGGTTCTACGATCCAGCAAAGGAATCTTTATCTCCCAAAGAAAGTACATCTTGGACCTTCTGGCAAAAACAAGAATGGTGGATTGCAAACCATTAGATACACCCATACAAGTTAATCACAAGTTGAAGATAGTAGAAGGTGCCACCCTAGCAGATAAGGAAAGGTACCAGCGAATGGTTGGAAAACTAATTTACTTATCACATACTTGGCCTGACATATCTTATATTGTGGGAATAGTAAGTCAGTTTATGCATAAACCACAAGAAGATCATATGGAAGCTGCCATAAGGATAGTTCGATATTTGAAGGGAGCTCCAGGAAGTGGAATCATTTTCAAAAGAAACGGCCATTTGAAGGTTGAGGCATACACCGATGCAAATTGGATGGGCAACCCAAATGATAGAAGATCAACAACTGGTTACTTTACACTTGTTGGAGACAACCTGGTAACTTGA